A portion of the Candidatus Schekmanbacteria bacterium genome contains these proteins:
- a CDS encoding aminoacyl-tRNA hydrolase, with translation MKLIVGIGNPGEEYRDTRHNIGWKVIDLLKDRCKSSFKRSTLAVWSKARLAGEDVILIKPLTFVNASGKAVNFFFSNYSAGIEDIIVIHDDLDLELGTVRIKKGGGDGGHNGLKSIISSLHSRDFLRIRVGIGKPSQKTSQKTSQNNSVVDHVLSSFDDEEKECAENASKRASEAVCSILAEGEVKAMNHYNKRKTEENIR, from the coding sequence TTGAAACTTATAGTGGGCATAGGGAATCCCGGGGAAGAGTACAGGGATACAAGACATAACATAGGCTGGAAGGTCATTGACCTTTTGAAAGACAGATGCAAAAGCAGTTTTAAAAGAAGCACTCTTGCGGTTTGGAGCAAGGCAAGGTTAGCAGGGGAAGACGTAATTCTTATCAAGCCCCTGACTTTTGTAAACGCAAGCGGAAAAGCTGTAAACTTTTTCTTCTCAAATTACAGTGCAGGCATAGAAGATATTATAGTAATACATGATGATCTTGATTTAGAGCTCGGAACCGTCAGAATAAAAAAAGGAGGGGGAGACGGAGGACATAATGGGCTTAAATCAATAATTAGCTCTTTACATTCAAGAGATTTTTTGAGAATAAGAGTCGGCATTGGAAAACCTTCTCAGAAGACTTCTCAGAAGACTTCTCAGAATAATAGCGTGGTTGACCATGTCCTTTCCTCTTTTGATGATGAAGAAAAAGAATGTGCAGAAAATGCATCGAAACGGGCAAGTGAAGCTGTTTGTTCTATACTGGCAGAAGGAGAAGTAAAAGCAATGAATCATTATAACAAAAGAAAAACGGAGGAAAACATTAGGTGA
- the rpsF gene encoding 30S ribosomal protein S6, producing MKVYETTIILKQTADLLTVEKEILDKIEQLVQKFNGTMISVDKWGVRKLSYMIQKQEEGYYILLNFNADQTLVKELDRILRINESVLRAMTIRIDPKPFRKPRILPDASRSNESGGNHQEGFTA from the coding sequence GTGAAAGTCTATGAAACAACCATAATCTTAAAACAGACCGCTGATTTACTAACGGTAGAAAAAGAAATCCTTGATAAGATAGAACAGCTTGTTCAGAAATTTAATGGCACTATGATAAGTGTTGATAAATGGGGTGTAAGGAAGCTTTCCTACATGATACAAAAGCAGGAAGAAGGTTATTACATCCTCCTGAATTTCAATGCTGACCAGACTCTTGTAAAAGAACTGGACAGGATATTAAGGATAAATGAATCAGTGTTGCGCGCAATGACAATCAGGATAGACCCCAAACCTTTCAGAAAACCAAGGATACTTCCGGACGCATCACGGTCAAATGAAAGCGGAGGCAACCATCAAGAGGGATTCACAGCATGA
- the ssb gene encoding single-stranded DNA-binding protein: MKGFNKVTIAGNLTKDPELTYTPSGVAKVRFSVAINRTYNTKEGEKKEEVLFLEVNAWRKLAEICNQYVKKGSPILVDGRLRENRWTDNEGKERIKIYVEASDILLLPRGGERQTDAAENADEPFDASDEDVPF, from the coding sequence ATGAAAGGTTTTAACAAGGTAACTATAGCAGGCAACCTCACGAAGGACCCTGAATTGACCTACACACCGTCAGGGGTAGCCAAAGTACGCTTCAGTGTTGCGATAAACAGGACATACAACACGAAGGAAGGCGAAAAAAAAGAAGAGGTTTTGTTCCTCGAGGTAAATGCATGGAGGAAGCTTGCTGAGATATGCAATCAGTACGTGAAGAAAGGTTCCCCGATCCTTGTCGATGGAAGATTAAGGGAAAACCGCTGGACCGACAATGAAGGAAAAGAAAGAATTAAGATATACGTAGAGGCTTCAGACATATTGCTTCTGCCGCGCGGCGGAGAACGTCAGACAGATGCGGCGGAGAACGCTGATGAGCCTTTTGATGCATCTGATGAAGATGTACCGTTTTAA
- a CDS encoding 30S ribosomal protein S18, with amino-acid sequence MAITAKKKGKRKLVQQKRFCSFCANNLDIDYKDFKKLKNFLTERGKVIPRRISGNCAAHQRTLTVAIKRARFIALLPFTVSK; translated from the coding sequence ATGGCTATAACTGCAAAGAAAAAAGGGAAAAGAAAATTAGTCCAACAGAAAAGATTCTGCAGCTTTTGTGCAAACAACCTGGATATTGACTATAAAGATTTTAAAAAGCTCAAAAACTTTTTAACTGAACGAGGCAAAGTGATTCCACGCAGGATCTCAGGAAACTGCGCTGCACACCAGAGGACGCTCACTGTGGCAATAAAACGTGCACGTTTCATAGCATTACTGCCTTTTACTGTGAGCAAATAG
- a CDS encoding 50S ribosomal protein L9, translated as MKILLKQDVDKLGKKGQLLTVRNGYGRNYLIPNNYAVLATANNLKISEEENKIGLKREEKKKKQAMDIADKLKKISVTVVRHAGEGDKLYGSVTNIDIAEVLNAEGHNFDRKDIILEEPIKALGVYMVPVKLHSEVTAEIKVWVVKDKDKEI; from the coding sequence ATGAAAATTCTTTTAAAGCAGGATGTAGATAAACTCGGGAAAAAAGGACAACTTTTAACCGTACGTAATGGATACGGAAGAAACTATCTCATTCCCAATAACTATGCAGTTCTCGCTACAGCTAATAATCTTAAAATCTCTGAAGAAGAAAATAAGATAGGATTAAAGAGGGAAGAGAAAAAGAAAAAACAGGCCATGGACATAGCCGACAAACTGAAAAAAATATCAGTTACTGTCGTAAGGCATGCCGGTGAAGGTGACAAGCTTTACGGCTCGGTTACAAATATAGATATTGCAGAGGTTTTGAATGCAGAGGGACACAATTTCGACAGGAAAGACATAATCCTCGAAGAACCGATAAAGGCCCTTGGCGTTTACATGGTACCGGTAAAGCTTCACTCCGAAGTAACGGCAGAGATCAAGGTCTGGGTAGTAAAAGACAAAGATAAAGAAATTTAA
- the dnaB gene encoding replicative DNA helicase yields MEAVEKSALKIPPHSIDAEKSVLGGILLDNAKIYNCLELISDADFYKKSHQIIFQAMTELERTGVPIDLVTVKDSLERKNQLESAGGITYLSSLLDTVPTSANIEYYAKIVKEKSILRQLLSSSIELQSSCYEGEKDVTDILNSAERNILDITQKSISQGPVPIDKIIPATFKAIENLHKNKGRITGIETGFKEFDEKTAGLHPSDLVIIAGRPGMGKTAFAMNIAQYSAVNNGTKVLVFSLEMSAEQLAIRMLCSHAKVDSHKLRSGYLGNEHWAKLTTSGGILLHTKIYIDDTPGISIVELRAKAQRLRNLSGVDLIIVDYLQLMRGSRRYENRQQEISDISRSLKGLAKELSVPVIALSQLNRAPEGRTDKRPILADLRESGAIEQDADVVAFIYREDPLNEKNENLNVAEILIRKQRHGPTGEVNLAFLGYCTSFENLGRDEYH; encoded by the coding sequence ATGGAAGCAGTTGAAAAGTCAGCACTGAAAATACCGCCGCACAGCATAGATGCGGAAAAATCAGTGCTGGGGGGAATATTGCTTGATAATGCCAAGATATATAACTGCCTGGAACTGATCTCAGACGCCGATTTTTATAAAAAATCCCACCAGATAATATTTCAGGCAATGACAGAACTCGAGAGGACAGGTGTTCCCATCGATCTTGTCACCGTAAAAGATTCGCTGGAAAGAAAAAATCAGCTGGAAAGCGCAGGGGGGATAACCTATCTATCATCTCTGCTCGATACAGTCCCTACAAGCGCCAACATTGAATATTATGCAAAGATTGTAAAAGAAAAATCCATCCTAAGACAGCTCTTAAGTTCATCCATAGAATTGCAGTCCTCATGTTATGAAGGTGAGAAAGATGTAACTGATATACTTAATTCCGCAGAGAGAAACATTTTAGATATAACTCAAAAAAGTATATCCCAGGGTCCTGTCCCTATAGATAAAATAATACCCGCTACTTTCAAAGCCATCGAGAACCTTCACAAAAATAAAGGACGCATTACCGGGATTGAGACAGGTTTCAAAGAGTTTGATGAGAAAACAGCAGGACTTCACCCTTCAGACCTTGTCATTATAGCCGGAAGACCGGGAATGGGAAAAACAGCTTTTGCAATGAATATTGCCCAGTACTCAGCCGTTAATAATGGAACCAAGGTGCTTGTATTCAGCCTTGAGATGTCGGCAGAGCAGCTTGCCATAAGGATGCTCTGCTCTCATGCAAAGGTTGACAGCCATAAACTCAGGAGCGGCTATCTTGGCAATGAACACTGGGCTAAACTGACTACTTCCGGAGGCATACTTTTACACACCAAAATCTACATTGACGATACACCCGGAATATCGATAGTTGAGCTCAGGGCAAAAGCCCAGAGGCTCAGAAATCTTTCCGGCGTAGATCTCATAATAGTGGATTATCTCCAGCTAATGAGGGGAAGCAGGCGCTATGAGAACCGTCAGCAGGAGATATCAGACATATCACGCTCTTTAAAAGGTCTGGCAAAAGAACTTTCAGTCCCTGTTATAGCGTTATCGCAGTTAAACCGTGCCCCCGAAGGCAGGACCGACAAGCGTCCGATACTTGCGGACTTAAGGGAATCAGGGGCAATAGAGCAGGATGCTGATGTAGTAGCTTTTATTTACAGGGAAGACCCCCTGAATGAGAAAAATGAAAACCTGAATGTGGCAGAAATACTCATCAGGAAACAGAGACACGGCCCTACTGGCGAAGTCAATTTAGCTTTTCTAGGTTATTGTACGAGCTTTGAAAACTTAGGAAGGGATGAATATCACTGA